The window AAAAATTTAAAATTTAAGCTATGTTCTAACTCACTCCCCCTTCTAACTCTATCAACTTTTTTATCAATAACAACTCTGCTTTAAGTCTTTTATTTTTTCTTCCAGTTCTTTATTTTTTCTTTCTAGAATCTCTTTTTCAGAAAGTTCTGTTTCTTTTTTCTGGTTCCTCTTTTATCAGTCAACCCTTGTTCTCCAAGCTTTTTATATTTTCTAGCCCAATCTCTAAGCTGACCTTCAGATATATTATTATTAACAGCAATTTCTTTAGCTGTTTGTTTTTTATTAACATATTGTAAAACCAATTCTATTTTTCTATTTTTTAAAATTTTTTCTCTAGCCATAAACTCCTCCACTTTAATAGACCATTTAGGAGTATTATCCCATTTCAACCACTCTCTTAAAACAGAATCTCCAGAAAGATTATATTTTTTTACTATTTCAAGCATAGAGAATTTTCCACTTAGATAGTCATAAACAGAATTAATTAAAGTAGAATAGGAATATTT is drawn from Fusobacterium sp. DD2 and contains these coding sequences:
- a CDS encoding helix-turn-helix domain-containing protein, producing the protein MSKRIKFTPEQKMFLVLKFRELRISLSEFCRTYNVERTAIHRWSIKYDNDGFDGLKEITKNTKYSYSTLINSVYDYLSGKFSMLEIVKKYNLSGDSVLREWLKWDNTPKWSIKVEEFMAREKILKNRKIELVLQYVNKKQTAKEIAVNNNISEGQLRDWARKYKKLGEQGLTDKRGTRKKKQNFLKKRF